In a genomic window of Streptomyces katrae:
- a CDS encoding putative T7SS-secreted protein has product MPDVVEDKVEQGIEKVGDFVEWGGSKVAGLADEVGLEQAGDWIRDKSRSAANQLGSDVAELELGQTDDPKKLVYGSVAKIHAQVGHLNDFKTAFESVGNGLKNLTEPDGLKGQAAKAFREALAKQPPRWFKASEAFGKAADAMGRFAETVEWAQGRAKEALEDYNKAKKVSEDARNAYNKQVNEYNSAITAKKEHLPPRPAETFDDPGKPLAAVAQDKLDNARKQRNEQAQAAAAAVRAARDAAPPKPSYAGQLTDGIAYMQLANNHFVGGIIRGAAGTADFARSLSPQDPYNLTHPTEYMTHLNSTAAGLVTTVNDPWGAGKQMLDEFMKDPAEGVGRLVPDLIGSKGMASFKEAGAAARRLDDLKSPRRGEHERNPESSATRCKETVCKRDPVDIATGRMLLPTTDIALPGALPLVFRRTFDSSRRSGRWFGPTWSSTVDQQLEIGPEGIIFSCDEGSLLAYPHPAPGIAVMPTHGRQWPLERVPGGYTITDPDTGKAWHFTDHTDETALLAQIDDRNGRWISFEHDESGAPTAIVHHGGYHLKLTTAKDRVTALHLAGAAKDGSDQEIVRYGYADGHLTSIINSSGLPLSYGCDEHGRITSWTDTNECRFDYVYDDQDRCIYQSGANGHLESTFTWDGVDPATGLRVTTVTSGLGHTERHLVNDRSQVVAEIDSLGAVTRFEYDRYNRLLSRTDPLGHVRRFTYDENGRMMVVERPDGRQARAEYNDLGLPIRIVGTDGNITRQSFDQRGNRMSIAEPSGATTHFAYDGAGIVTSVTDALGHTSAVISDKAGLPLAITDPLGATTCYKRDAFGRPVSICDPLGGVIHLEWSVEGELTRRVEADGSEQSWTYDGEGNCVAHVDALGGVTSFEYTDFDRVTARTGPDGARYEFSYDTDLHLTQVTNPQGLTWDYVYDPAGRVISETDFDGRTLTYGRDVAGRLVSRTDALGQTICYERDELDRVVRKDAAGAVTTFEYDTGDQLAEAINVDATITRLRDRYGRLKSETVNGRTTAYAYDELGRRTGRTTPTGAVSTWTYDAVGCRTSLTTSGRTITFDYDEVGQETIRRIGDAVVLSSQYDQGGRLTTQHVTSVGRGIQRRDYRYRADGNLIRIDDQLMGPKTFDLDAAGRVTAVRAEGWTERYSYDEAGNQLAASWPAPHPGQEAVGPREYTGTTITRAGRMHYEHDALGRVTLRRRTRLSGKPDTWRYEWDAEDRLRSVTTPDGAVWRYAYDALGRRISKQRLAADGMTVLEQVTFTWDGTILCEETTESPDLSHSVVLTWDHKGLQPLTQSERLLDRETPQEVIDARFLTIITDLVGAPSELLDESGTLAWRTRTTLWGTTTWATTSTAYTPLRFPGQYFDPEAGLHYNYFRHYDPETARYLSRDPLGLAPAPNPAAYVPNPHTWVDPLGLAGCPDLTKGATLGDVDKVHGWVPHSIPEESMEVLRDMEKYNFAYGGGPGFFGPKWWTETFENSGKNGGYQLPTHEPSGKPITYQEYGTYPSPDNPKPGGERWVFGSDKSAYYTPTHYQTYIVGRSPSWVE; this is encoded by the coding sequence ATACCGGATGTCGTCGAGGACAAGGTCGAGCAGGGGATCGAGAAGGTCGGCGACTTTGTCGAGTGGGGTGGCAGCAAGGTCGCCGGCCTTGCCGACGAGGTCGGACTGGAGCAAGCGGGCGACTGGATCCGCGACAAGTCCCGCTCTGCTGCCAACCAGCTCGGCTCCGACGTCGCCGAGCTGGAGCTCGGGCAGACCGACGACCCGAAGAAGCTGGTCTATGGCAGCGTGGCCAAGATCCATGCCCAGGTCGGGCACCTGAACGACTTCAAGACGGCCTTCGAATCCGTCGGCAACGGCCTGAAGAACCTGACCGAGCCCGACGGTCTGAAGGGCCAGGCGGCCAAGGCGTTCCGGGAAGCGCTGGCGAAGCAGCCACCGCGCTGGTTCAAGGCGTCCGAGGCCTTCGGGAAGGCCGCGGACGCAATGGGCCGCTTCGCGGAGACCGTGGAATGGGCCCAGGGTCGAGCCAAGGAGGCTCTGGAGGACTACAACAAGGCGAAGAAGGTGTCCGAGGACGCCCGCAACGCCTACAACAAGCAGGTCAACGAGTACAACAGCGCTATCACAGCCAAGAAGGAGCACCTCCCGCCCCGCCCGGCCGAAACGTTCGACGACCCAGGCAAGCCGCTGGCCGCGGTAGCGCAGGACAAGCTGGACAACGCACGCAAGCAGCGCAACGAGCAGGCACAGGCCGCCGCGGCCGCGGTCCGCGCCGCGCGCGACGCCGCTCCGCCCAAGCCCTCGTACGCGGGTCAGCTCACCGACGGCATCGCGTACATGCAGCTCGCCAATAACCACTTCGTGGGCGGCATCATCCGGGGTGCAGCAGGCACCGCCGACTTCGCCCGCTCCCTCAGCCCGCAGGATCCGTACAACCTCACGCATCCCACCGAATACATGACGCACCTCAACTCCACGGCAGCGGGACTCGTCACCACGGTCAACGACCCATGGGGCGCTGGGAAGCAGATGCTCGACGAGTTCATGAAGGACCCCGCCGAAGGCGTCGGCAGACTCGTCCCCGACCTGATCGGTTCCAAGGGCATGGCCTCCTTCAAGGAAGCCGGGGCAGCCGCGAGACGCTTGGACGATCTGAAGTCTCCCCGCCGTGGGGAGCATGAACGGAATCCGGAAAGCAGCGCCACCCGCTGCAAAGAGACCGTGTGCAAGAGGGACCCGGTCGATATCGCGACCGGCCGCATGCTGCTGCCCACGACCGACATCGCTCTGCCCGGCGCCCTCCCCCTCGTGTTTCGGCGCACCTTCGACTCCTCGCGCCGCTCCGGGCGCTGGTTCGGGCCAACTTGGTCTTCCACGGTGGACCAACAGCTGGAGATCGGACCCGAGGGCATTATCTTCAGCTGTGACGAGGGGAGCCTTCTCGCCTATCCCCACCCAGCCCCCGGGATCGCGGTGATGCCCACACACGGCCGGCAGTGGCCGCTGGAACGGGTCCCGGGCGGTTACACGATCACCGATCCTGACACCGGCAAGGCCTGGCACTTCACCGATCACACGGACGAGACCGCGCTCCTGGCCCAGATCGACGACCGTAACGGCCGCTGGATCAGCTTCGAGCACGACGAGTCGGGCGCCCCGACAGCGATCGTCCACCACGGCGGCTACCACCTGAAGCTCACGACGGCCAAGGACCGCGTAACGGCCCTCCACCTCGCGGGAGCCGCGAAAGACGGATCCGATCAGGAGATCGTGCGGTATGGCTACGCCGACGGTCATCTCACCTCGATCATCAACTCCTCTGGCCTTCCTCTGAGTTATGGCTGCGACGAACACGGCCGCATTACCTCGTGGACCGATACCAACGAATGTCGCTTCGACTACGTCTATGACGATCAGGACCGCTGCATCTACCAGTCGGGCGCGAACGGGCACCTCGAGTCCACCTTCACGTGGGACGGCGTCGACCCCGCAACGGGGCTCCGCGTAACTACCGTCACCAGCGGTCTGGGGCACACCGAGCGGCACTTGGTCAATGACCGGTCACAGGTGGTTGCCGAGATCGACTCTCTGGGCGCGGTCACCCGCTTCGAATACGACCGCTACAACCGGCTGCTGTCACGCACTGATCCGCTGGGCCACGTCAGGCGTTTCACCTATGATGAGAACGGCCGGATGATGGTGGTGGAGCGGCCGGACGGACGGCAGGCGCGGGCCGAGTACAACGATCTCGGGCTCCCGATACGCATCGTCGGCACCGACGGCAATATCACGCGGCAGAGTTTCGACCAACGCGGCAACCGGATGTCGATAGCTGAGCCGTCTGGGGCAACGACTCATTTCGCCTACGACGGAGCCGGCATCGTTACCTCCGTCACCGATGCGCTCGGGCACACCTCGGCAGTCATTTCCGACAAGGCCGGTCTGCCCCTGGCTATCACCGATCCGCTCGGGGCGACCACGTGCTACAAGCGTGACGCCTTCGGCCGACCCGTGTCGATCTGCGACCCGCTCGGCGGTGTCATTCACCTGGAGTGGTCGGTCGAGGGCGAACTCACCCGCCGGGTCGAGGCCGACGGCAGCGAACAGTCCTGGACGTACGACGGCGAGGGCAACTGCGTTGCCCACGTCGACGCCCTAGGCGGCGTCACCAGCTTCGAATACACGGACTTCGACCGTGTGACAGCCCGCACGGGTCCGGACGGTGCCCGCTACGAGTTCAGCTACGACACCGACCTCCACCTCACCCAAGTCACCAACCCCCAGGGGCTGACATGGGATTACGTCTACGACCCGGCCGGTCGGGTCATATCTGAGACCGACTTTGATGGCCGGACGCTGACGTACGGACGGGATGTGGCGGGACGGCTCGTGTCGCGGACGGACGCGCTCGGCCAGACCATCTGCTATGAGCGGGACGAGCTGGACCGCGTCGTCCGCAAGGACGCTGCGGGCGCTGTGACGACGTTCGAGTACGACACGGGCGACCAACTTGCGGAAGCGATCAACGTGGATGCCACGATCACGCGTCTGCGCGACCGGTACGGCCGCCTCAAGTCTGAGACCGTCAATGGCCGGACGACGGCGTACGCGTACGACGAGCTCGGCCGCCGTACCGGCCGCACGACCCCGACTGGGGCGGTCAGCACCTGGACCTACGACGCTGTCGGCTGCCGCACCTCCCTGACCACGTCCGGACGCACCATTACCTTTGATTACGACGAGGTCGGTCAGGAGACCATCCGACGGATCGGCGACGCAGTCGTGCTGTCGTCCCAGTACGACCAAGGGGGTCGCCTCACCACCCAACACGTCACCAGCGTGGGCCGCGGCATCCAGCGCCGCGACTACAGGTATCGCGCGGACGGCAACCTGATCCGCATAGACGACCAGCTGATGGGCCCGAAGACCTTTGATCTGGACGCGGCCGGCCGGGTGACTGCCGTCCGGGCAGAAGGGTGGACCGAGCGGTACAGCTACGACGAGGCAGGGAACCAGTTGGCCGCCTCCTGGCCGGCGCCCCATCCCGGCCAGGAGGCCGTCGGCCCGCGCGAGTACACCGGTACGACGATCACTCGCGCGGGCAGGATGCACTACGAGCACGACGCACTGGGCCGTGTCACCCTGCGCCGGAGAACCCGCTTGTCCGGCAAACCGGACACCTGGCGCTATGAGTGGGACGCCGAAGACCGCTTGCGTTCGGTGACCACCCCCGACGGTGCCGTGTGGCGCTACGCGTACGACGCCCTGGGTCGCCGTATTTCTAAGCAGCGCCTCGCCGCCGACGGCATGACGGTGCTCGAACAGGTCACGTTTACCTGGGACGGTACCATCCTGTGCGAAGAGACAACGGAATCGCCGGACCTATCCCATTCGGTAGTCCTCACATGGGACCACAAGGGTCTACAGCCGCTGACTCAGAGCGAACGCCTCCTGGACCGAGAAACGCCCCAAGAGGTCATCGACGCTCGTTTCCTCACCATCATCACCGACCTGGTGGGCGCCCCCTCGGAACTGCTCGACGAATCCGGAACACTGGCTTGGCGTACTCGCACTACCCTGTGGGGCACCACCACCTGGGCAACCACCAGCACGGCCTATACCCCACTCCGCTTCCCAGGGCAGTACTTCGACCCGGAAGCCGGTCTCCACTACAACTACTTCCGCCACTACGACCCCGAAACTGCGCGCTACCTCAGCCGTGACCCCCTGGGTCTCGCCCCGGCCCCCAACCCCGCAGCCTATGTCCCCAACCCTCACACATGGGTCGACCCCCTGGGCCTGGCCGGCTGCCCGGACCTTACCAAGGGAGCAACGCTCGGGGATGTGGACAAGGTTCACGGTTGGGTGCCTCACTCCATCCCTGAGGAGTCAATGGAAGTCCTCCGGGACATGGAGAAGTACAATTTCGCATATGGAGGTGGGCCGGGCTTCTTTGGGCCGAAGTGGTGGACTGAAACCTTTGAAAACAGCGGCAAAAATGGTGGCTACCAACTTCCTACCCACGAGCCCTCAGGAAAGCCGATTACCTATCAGGAGTATGGGACCTACCCGTCACCGGATAATCCCAAGCCCGGCGGTGAACGCTGGGTGTTTGGTAGCGACAAATCTGCCTACTATACTCCAACTCACTACCAGACGTATATTGTGGGCAGAAGTCCCAGTTGGGTGGAGTGA
- a CDS encoding barstar family protein — protein MTEETSAMHIAPWMHIITPGGGLQLDELLPVSGNVYVARLNGQDMPDEIAAFQKFDELLKFPEYFGWNWDAFYDCLRDLQWLSSDSHVLIIESAESALSDDEAARDEFFRTLWRAGQRWSYTKRPEGVTLSKFSVVLSCDKESAYNLAKRLGELQGSVGS, from the coding sequence ATGACAGAAGAGACGTCAGCAATGCACATCGCCCCGTGGATGCACATCATCACGCCTGGCGGTGGCCTGCAGCTCGATGAACTCCTGCCTGTGTCCGGCAACGTTTACGTGGCGCGTCTAAATGGGCAAGATATGCCAGATGAGATTGCGGCTTTTCAGAAATTTGATGAATTGCTAAAGTTTCCCGAATATTTTGGATGGAACTGGGACGCCTTCTACGACTGCCTTCGTGACCTTCAATGGCTTTCGTCGGATTCCCATGTCCTGATCATCGAGTCCGCCGAAAGTGCCCTTTCCGATGATGAGGCTGCTCGCGATGAGTTCTTCAGAACCCTCTGGCGCGCTGGCCAACGGTGGTCCTACACTAAGCGGCCCGAAGGTGTGACGCTTAGTAAGTTCTCCGTTGTCCTGTCATGTGACAAGGAGTCCGCATACAACCTCGCGAAACGGCTTGGGGAGCTTCAGGGATCAGTCGGTTCCTAA